In Gadus morhua chromosome 2, gadMor3.0, whole genome shotgun sequence, the DNA window CAGAGTGGGAACTCACTGCACGACCCAGTGCTTGCTGGTGGTGAAGTCGTACTTGGAGTTGTATATAAAGGGCAGCCGGAAGTAGAACATCAGGTACATGAGCAGAGGGCCCACGCATTCTGTTAGGAACACCTAAAGGTGGATAATCAAGAAACAGACCAAGCACAACAAACGAAACGTTAACGTAGCATTCAATAGATACTGGTAGATCATAGTCATTATAAattatgcaaaaaataaatgaataacacCTTTGTGTATATCTATTTATATCTTTCATATCATGAAAGTATAcaaatatcaataaataaaaacatttatatcaACAACAAAAGTTCTATCAGGCGTTTAGTTAAACAATGAAACCAGTCAACAAGTGTCAGCCAGAGTGCATCCGATAGCACAATTATGTGTGGTTGAGCTAAGCAGTGCGGCTGAAAGAGGACCCATGATTCAGCGTCTCCCTGGCTCAGTTTAACAGCAGGCTACTGTTGAGACCTGCCAAGGTGTTGGGACACAACTGCTgttctctcccacacacacacacacacacacagacacacacgcacacacacacacacacacacacacacacacacacacacacacacacacacacacacacacacacacacacacacacactcaaacacacatgtagacacatacacacacacaaagacacacacacacacacacacacacacacacacacgcacacacacacacacacacacacacacacacacacacacacacacacacacacacacacacactgacacacacttaaacacacatacacacttaaacacacgcacacacacacacaccacactcaaacacaaacacacacacacacacacacacacacacacacacacacacacacacacacacacacacacacacacatgcatgcacatagaaacacacacacacacacacactctctctctctcacgccagCATATCAACCCAAATCCCTGGGGAGGGTAGCTGGTATTGGGGCTCTGTGTCGGTGATGACAGGGGACTCTGACATAGTGGAGAGGAAAGGCGTGGGCAACGGCAGCGAAAGGTGAGTAGGAGGTCAGGGGAATAAACACCTGTGTGAAATGGGGCCATGAGATTATGTGTCCCAGGGCAGGGGATAGGAGTTtcaggggttgggggggaggggggggggggggggtctctctcaCTGGCGCTGCGCCGGGATATTTATACCTGATTGGGGGTGCTTCCAATTAAAAGTACCAAACCTTAAGTATGACGAGTGGctgtgtaagtgagtgagtgtgagtgtgtgtgtgtgtgtgtttctgtgtgcatgtatgcaattGTAGAAGTGCAGGCTATTATCTGTGAGgctgactgagtgtgtgtttgtgtttactgtttgtttgtgtgtgtgtgtgtgtgtgtgtgtgtgtgtgtgtgtgtgtgtgtgtgtgtgtgtgtgtgtgtgtgtgtgtgtgtgtgcgtgcgtgcgtgcgtgcgtgcctgcctgcctgcctgcctgcctgcgtacGTGTgagtacgtgcgtgtgtgtgtgtgtgtgtgcgtgtgtgcacccgtgcgtgtgtgtgtttgtgtactggtATGCCCACCGTTCCCCAGGCAACCTGAGCTCCCAGGTCGCTGAAGTAGAAACTGGCGGTGGTTCCCACAGGAAGTGTTTGGAGAATCTCCTCGTCCCTCAGACTCTTGGATTCTGGAAAACACCACGACAACGCCCAGACAATCAGGAGAGATAAACAAAGCACAAATCACCACCCCTTAATCAACTTGCCAAGGATTTAATCATTGTGTTGGGATAGCGATCACAGAAAACATCAGGGAAAGATTAGACGGGCAGACGTACTGGGATCCAGATGCAAGGACTGCCTGGCTGGGTACCACTTCGGATCTGCCTCCAAAAAAGAAAAGTAGTTATTACCGTAGAATAATGTTTACTGTTTCGTACTCATTCATTTTAGGCGATACtttgatccaaagtgacttgcagTGAATGTGAATAGGTATGGGTAAGGCTTTATGACAATTGGTTgaataacaacaaaaacatatcCCCATTAAGCCTAACCCATACCTACTCATTAATGGCATTCACTGTAAGTCCCTTCGGGTAAAGGTAAGGCTTAATGGAGAtacgtttttgttgttgtttaacgTATTGCAATTAAGCCTAACCCACACTCATTAATGACATTCACCGTAGGTCCCTTCGGATGTGGGTAAGGCCTCATTATaatgtttttgttattattcAACATATTGCCATTAAATCTAACCCAAACCTACTCATTAATGAAATTCACTCTACATAATATGTTGagtaacaacaaaaaacaatttGTATGTCATGTGGGCTACATTTCTAAACTTTGAACATTGACACCACCTGCCAGCCTGCCATTGTTAGTAAGAATTGGTTCTTGAATagtggtaaaaaaataataaaaaatataaaacgcATACTCACTTGACTTATGAAACAAAGCCTTGATATCTAAAACTGTGGACGTTGGCTCCACCTATGCAAAGAAAAGTAATTTGGATATAGACAAATATACCATCCGCCTTTATAATCAGAATATGCACAACATTTAACTGCAAATTATTTTCTCAAGGAATAAATGCAAAAATGTGCAAATGCAATGCACGTTGCACGTGCACTTTTAATCACTTCCCTTACTGTATATTCCCATGCACTGACTCGCATATCAGGTTCTCGTTCTCTATTTCAAGTCTGTCACATGACCATAATGTTATTATTGCAGTTCTCTTGTCTTCTCATAAATACTAAACGGCTGCCTGCTGACTATTAACATGAAAGGATGACGCCGGGCAATGTCATTGAGACAAGGAAAACAATTCTAATAGAATGTGGATGGGTGCTGGATTTTCACCTATTGGTGAAGCACCACATGTCAACAGTAACCAAAGTCATTCGATATTGGCGTCTGAATTTAAGCCGTAAAACTACCCGTCTGTTAAAAGTGATgactctcttcttctccttagCTGCTTCTTATATGCTTAAACATATACAGTATTTGCTGCTGATGACCTCATTAAAACTCATAGCTGTCAAAACTATTTTTAGAAACGAGTAAAGCCTTGGcattttaaagaaataaatatcTTCCAAAAGTATGAGCTAAGATGTAACATAAGCCCGCCAAACTGGGATTCCAGACATTGCCGTCTCTAACTGCACGTGTTAAAGGGGCCGGGATTCAGGGCACTTCGCTCACCCGTCATTGAATAATGAGTCAACCAGCTTCCCTTCTGAAGTGGTTGAGCAAGATACCTGAACCAACACAAATAGATACTTCAACAATCACAAATCACAAATCAGAACCGCCCCTCACCTTATCCAGCAGAAGAAGCTTTTCCTTTGTCTTCAAATCCAAGATCTCCACCTCAAAGTATACAATCCTTTTTGCCTTCTTGGGGGGCTTGGGCCTGGGCCTTGGCGCTGACTTCTTTTCACTATCAGGGCCCCCAACATTCTTCGCCTCCAGTGCAAGGGTGTCCATGGTTCTTTCGTATGCTCAACGCTCTGCTAGGGATATCACAAAGGGGTCCGCTGCGTCCGggaacaaaacaaatacaattaaaaaaagggACTTCTTTATACTCCACTGGTGACGGCTGCTCTCCCACACTTACCCCAGACACTGATCTGTTAGTCCAGCCCCGCTGCCTTTCTCATTGACTTCTTCTTCCACCACAATCTGAAATTGGAGCAATGTTTAAATGACTAAAAAAAGAATTGGgggttggaaggggggggggggggggatagcttTGAgaccttaaaaaaaacactcacaAGGAAGAAGCCCGGAGAACaacactggaggaggaggtagagctgGTTTGTGGTGGtccaaaagagagagaagggcaggACTGAGTGTGGCCCACCTGAAAAGCAGCCCCCCACATGGCTCAAGAGTCCTGGCAGCAGCAGACCGAGCGAAGATGAAACCGGAGATGTCCAAGGCATAATCCACTGTGCGCCATTCACAAGGCTAAATATAAGTATCCTGATTTGCTCTGCACCACCTAGGTAACCTTGCAGAGCCAACACTCTGGGCACCCTACCCAGTGACCGATCCTAATCTATATAAGATCCTGAGATACGTCAACACAACACCTTGTCTGTACTCCCATTCCTCCCATATTAAAAAAGCCTAACCAGTAGGATGAAATGGAGCCAGGCTGCCGAGTAGACTGCCAACACACTGGTTCTCTATAAAACCACCTGTAGTCAGTTTGGGAGCGTTCTTGTTTATGTCCTGAACAAAGACATCATGTTTGTTTGACCATACTTTATTTATTGTGCAAGTAAAGTGGATTAAGCATATATTTAAGGAGATACATTTGAAATTCAAAGTAGGTATTTTATTGCCCTTTTTGCTTTCGGAAGTCACCATATGTTTGCACAGTAGTCTGTCTATGCGTTACTTTGATTGTCTTACTGCTATTTATAATCAATTGAAAATGAGCATCTTGTAGAAAAACATTGTAACTGATATTGTTCCAACATTAGGATATTTTAGGATTTTATAGGTTTCATAAATCACTTGTGTTGCTCTCCCTTTTATGTATCTTTGCTATAAAACTAGACATCTGTAAGGTCTACTGATATTAAGCCTCATTGTGATTTAtacaaatggttttgtgctGCTCCTACGTCGCGCGCTTGTGACGAGCAGGAAGAAAGGAGGCGGGGCTAAAAGAGGAAATGCGTATTCACAACATTACGACATCAGCGGCAACAATTCATTCCAGAAGTTTCCTCGCACGTTGACAGCTTGGTGGTAATATGAATCATATACTGTAGCCATAATACTCGCAGGACATTCGATATAGTGCATGCCGTATTGAACATTTAGAATACTACTGGCGTTTCAGCTTATATGCTCGTTGTTTAGTGACTAAACAAAGCTTTAACCTTGCTACTGGGGTAGCTTGGAAACAGACAGCGTCCAGAAAACAGCTCCAGCAGGTTTATCAAGCACATCTCTCCAGTGCTATCAAGTTTGTGCCTTTGGAACAGTGTTACTTTACCTGGCCAATAATGAGTTCAGGACTTTGAAGGATTGTACCGGCTATTGTAATGGGTAAAgattattataaagtgttaggGATAGCGAAAGACGCATCTGAAGACGAGGTTAAAAAGGCGTACAGAAAACAGGCCCTGCGTTACCATCCTGATAAGAACAAGTCTCCTGGTTCAGAGGATAAATTTAAAGAGATTGCCGAGGCCTACGATGTGCTCAGCGACGCCAAGAAGAAGGAGGTGTATGACCGTTATGGTGAAGAAGGTATGTCTAACTACATTCATGAAACGGCTTGTCATTAATCTGTTTCGATTAAATGTTTACCTTTTTATGTAtgcctgtatgtctgtatgtctgtaagtctgtatgtctgcatgtatgtctgtatgaTGGTCATCATACCTGTTAAGACCTAATGCCCGTTGGTGGTTGGGCATTATAGCTCCCTATTTCCTAAATGCCTTCCCCTTTCAATACTGGTTGATTTGATAATGTTATGGGGTCATTGGGTCAACGGtgtttctcttctctccctccatagGACTGAAGGGCCCTACTAGCAGCGGAGCCCCCAATGGCCAGTCCTACAACTACACCTTCCACGGAGACCCTCACGCCATGTTCACAGAGTTCTTCGGTGGCCGCAGCCCCTTTGAGCAGTTCTTCCCCCGGAACGAGGACGACAACATGGACACCGACGACCCCTTCGCCGCGTTCGGCATGGGGGGGATGGGTGGCATGGGGGGAATGCCGGGAATGCCGGGCGGCTTCCCTAGGCCTTTCAAATCCCAACCTGGGGGACCCCGGAGAGGCCGGGCCGAGAGGAAGAAGGACCCGCCGGTGGTGCACGAGCTGAGGGTGAGCCTGGAGGAGGTCTTCTCGGGCTGCACCAAGAAGATGAAGATCTCCCGCAAGCGCTTGAACCCGGACGGCTTCACGGTGCGCAGCGAGGACAAGATCCTGACCATCGACATCAAGCGCGGCTGGAAGGAGGGGACGAAGATCACCTTTCCGCGGGAGGGGGATGAAGGCCCCAGGAACATCCCCGCGGACGTCGTGTTCGTGGTGAAGGATAAACCCCACACGGTGTTCCGGCGAGAGGGGTCCGATATCATTTATCCCGCAAAGATTTCTCTCAAAGACGTACGTAAAAAAAACTTAACTGGTCGCTTTATTCAACTTATTTAAAGGTTCTGTTTATTTGTACGTAGATGGACATGAGAACTGATACAAAACGTTTTGTTTCGGTTTGGTTGTGATgacattattttgtatttgtgaCTGGGTATAACTCCTGATACAATCAATGGCTAATGGTCAATTCTCTCTTGCTTCTTGTGACAGGCACTGTGCGGATGCACGGTGAACGCCCCCACATTGGATGGCAGGACCATCACTGTGACCTCCAGAGACGTAGTCAAACCTGGCATGAAGAAGCGCATAACTGGGGAAGGTTTGCCGCTCTCCAAGTCCCCAGACAAGAGGGGGGACATGATTTTAGAGTTTACAGTCAAGTTTCCGGACAATTT includes these proteins:
- the dnajb1a gene encoding dnaJ homolog subfamily B member 1a, producing the protein MGKDYYKVLGIAKDASEDEVKKAYRKQALRYHPDKNKSPGSEDKFKEIAEAYDVLSDAKKKEVYDRYGEEGLKGPTSSGAPNGQSYNYTFHGDPHAMFTEFFGGRSPFEQFFPRNEDDNMDTDDPFAAFGMGGMGGMGGMPGMPGGFPRPFKSQPGGPRRGRAERKKDPPVVHELRVSLEEVFSGCTKKMKISRKRLNPDGFTVRSEDKILTIDIKRGWKEGTKITFPREGDEGPRNIPADVVFVVKDKPHTVFRREGSDIIYPAKISLKDALCGCTVNAPTLDGRTITVTSRDVVKPGMKKRITGEGLPLSKSPDKRGDMILEFTVKFPDNLGNTTREALSQILPP